A stretch of Synechococcus sp. MIT S9220 DNA encodes these proteins:
- a CDS encoding ABC transporter ATP-binding protein, which translates to MRHSKPHASEQAPLIRLFQHLRPYRSRVWCAASCSVINKIFDLAPPVLIALAVDVVVQEDTSWLAQLGATTVLSQLIVLAVLSFLVWTAESFFEYLYGLLWRNLAQSAQHSLRLEAYDHLQKLEMDFFEHDSSGRLLTVLNDDINQLERFLNHGANEILHLITTVLLVGGLMTILAPGVALFAFLPIPVILWGSLNFQRRLAPRYGDVRRRAGDMASRLTNNIGGMLTIKSFAQENWELEQLRRESDAYRECNRHAIRISAAFIPLIRFAILFAFLAILLVGGIQARNGVIAVGTYTFLVFITQRLLWPLTTLGRTLDDYQRSMASTNRVLDLIDTPIQIAGGSCRLAPEQVRGDIRYELVDFAYRNRPALLNQFNLTIPAGKTLGIVGATGSGKSSLVKLLLRLYPLSGGRIFLDDIPIEQLRLDDLRRSIALVSQDVYLFHGSVGENIAYGAGNASPEEVLVAAREAEALEFIQALPEQFDTIVGERGQRLSGGQRQRIALARAILKNAPVLILDEATAAVDNDTEAAIQRSLMRITANRTTLVIAHRLSTVRHADRIVVMDQGCIVEDGTHEQLLHQAGVYADLWRVQAGLRHDEALIL; encoded by the coding sequence ATGCGCCATTCCAAGCCCCATGCCAGTGAGCAGGCGCCTCTGATTCGTTTGTTTCAGCATCTGCGCCCTTACCGCAGCAGGGTTTGGTGTGCGGCCAGTTGCTCGGTGATCAACAAAATCTTCGATCTGGCACCACCGGTGCTGATCGCGCTCGCTGTGGATGTCGTTGTTCAGGAGGACACGTCATGGCTTGCTCAGCTCGGCGCCACCACGGTGCTCAGTCAGTTGATCGTGCTGGCAGTGCTGTCGTTCCTGGTCTGGACGGCTGAATCCTTTTTTGAATATCTCTATGGCCTGCTCTGGCGCAACCTCGCCCAAAGCGCTCAACACAGCCTGCGTCTTGAGGCCTATGACCATCTCCAGAAACTGGAGATGGACTTCTTCGAACACGACAGCAGCGGACGGCTGCTCACGGTGCTCAACGATGACATCAATCAGCTTGAGCGATTTCTGAACCATGGAGCCAATGAAATCTTGCATCTCATCACCACGGTGCTGCTGGTGGGTGGTTTGATGACGATATTGGCTCCAGGTGTGGCGCTCTTCGCCTTCCTGCCCATCCCAGTCATTCTTTGGGGCTCGCTGAATTTCCAGCGCCGGCTCGCCCCACGCTATGGCGATGTACGCCGCCGAGCAGGAGATATGGCCTCCAGACTCACCAACAACATTGGAGGCATGCTCACCATCAAAAGCTTTGCCCAAGAGAACTGGGAGCTTGAGCAGCTACGCAGGGAAAGTGATGCCTACAGGGAGTGCAACCGCCATGCCATCAGGATCTCTGCCGCTTTCATTCCACTGATCCGTTTCGCCATTCTGTTTGCATTTCTGGCCATTCTGCTTGTCGGGGGGATTCAGGCCAGGAATGGCGTGATCGCAGTTGGTACTTACACCTTTCTTGTCTTCATCACCCAGCGGTTGCTCTGGCCGCTCACCACTCTCGGCCGCACACTGGACGACTACCAACGCTCCATGGCCTCGACGAATCGGGTGCTTGATCTGATCGACACACCAATCCAGATCGCTGGTGGAAGCTGCCGTCTCGCCCCTGAGCAAGTGCGTGGTGACATCCGCTATGAGCTGGTCGATTTTGCCTATCGGAATCGCCCGGCTCTGCTGAACCAATTCAACCTGACCATTCCCGCGGGAAAAACCCTGGGAATTGTCGGAGCCACCGGTTCAGGCAAAAGCTCTCTGGTGAAACTATTGCTGAGGCTTTATCCACTCAGTGGAGGGAGAATTTTCCTGGATGACATCCCCATTGAGCAGCTCAGGCTCGATGATCTCCGGCGTTCAATCGCCCTCGTCAGTCAGGACGTCTACCTTTTTCATGGCAGTGTCGGCGAGAATATCGCCTATGGAGCAGGTAACGCCTCACCAGAGGAAGTGCTCGTCGCCGCCCGAGAGGCCGAAGCGCTCGAGTTCATCCAGGCACTGCCGGAACAGTTCGACACGATCGTGGGCGAGAGAGGGCAACGGCTCTCTGGAGGGCAGCGCCAACGGATCGCATTGGCGAGAGCGATTCTGAAAAACGCTCCTGTATTGATTCTCGATGAAGCAACGGCGGCAGTTGATAACGACACCGAAGCCGCGATCCAGCGTTCACTCATGCGGATTACCGCGAACCGCACCACACTGGTGATTGCTCATCGACTCAGCACAGTTCGACATGCTGATCGCATCGTTGTCATGGATCAGGGTTGCATCGTGGAGGATGGCACCCATGAACAACTGCTGCATCAAGCTGGTGTCTATGCAGATCTCTGGCGCGTTCAGGCCGGACTTCGCCACGATGAAGCCCTGATTCTTTGA
- a CDS encoding RNA-binding protein: protein MTIYIGNLSFQAEQEDLLDLFSQYGEVKSASLPLDRETGRKRGFGFIEMNTDEDEQKAIDDLQNVEWMGRMIRVNKATPRERGGGGGGGGRGGYGGGGGGGGRDGGGYGGGGGNRW from the coding sequence ATGACCATCTACATCGGCAATCTCTCCTTCCAGGCTGAGCAGGAAGATCTGCTTGACCTATTCAGCCAGTACGGCGAAGTGAAGAGCGCCAGCCTTCCTCTCGACAGAGAGACAGGTCGCAAGCGCGGCTTCGGCTTCATTGAAATGAACACCGACGAAGACGAACAGAAAGCAATCGACGACCTCCAAAATGTCGAATGGATGGGTCGGATGATCCGTGTCAACAAAGCCACACCCCGTGAGCGTGGCGGCGGTGGCGGCGGCGGTGGCCGCGGTGGCTATGGCGGCGGCGGCGGCGGCGGCGGCCGTGATGGCGGTGGCTACGGCGGCGGTGGCGGAAATCGCTGGTGA
- a CDS encoding ATP-dependent RecD-like DNA helicase, whose amino-acid sequence MDLRDQTATSSALSRGMMSMLLRRYPPPAEFGNNELSALKDLVKAMTLALSQGEMSIDLGTSNQKPSELEADGWPETHRRVIEASGWLQKEPVLMVMEGDQLLWRRWHQGMETLEQTLIQRSALSPVGKPDGRRSKDDTKRLTSEQTFNPEQLAAVNAVSNHRVVLLSGGPGTGKTSTVRAMLIRAMSDRGDLRIHLAAPTGKAARRLQDAIRGDQRTAELPCTTLHRLLQARPGGFSRHRRNPLALDLLVVDEASMVDLTLAQALMDALPATAQLLLVGDANQLPPIGVGAVWQHLQKADLQQRFGTAAVRLNQVYRNRGDLARLSSLLCHQGAKAFWTDLADLDDAANVHQLLSESSRFPVTVTDAVHQQLESLRLAANSLEVRPDGSPDPERAHALLERLDDLIVLCPRRRGLWGVDSLHRHLVSGSDARDWPEGLPVLCSDNQIELGLANGDLGLCIGSGEQRRLLFRCSDESGHGVYRLLHPARVRRIEPAVALTIHKAQGSEADQVVLLWPPCDDTSNTALLYTAITRARHQLTVVRLASSKSSGMLGEIDRQGSV is encoded by the coding sequence ATGGATCTCCGCGACCAGACAGCGACCTCATCGGCTCTGAGTCGAGGAATGATGTCGATGCTGCTGCGTCGCTACCCACCTCCGGCGGAGTTCGGCAACAACGAGCTCAGTGCTCTTAAAGATCTTGTGAAGGCGATGACCCTGGCTCTCAGCCAGGGTGAGATGAGCATCGATCTGGGCACCAGCAACCAGAAACCTAGTGAGCTGGAGGCCGATGGCTGGCCCGAGACGCATCGACGGGTGATTGAAGCCAGCGGCTGGTTGCAGAAAGAGCCTGTGCTGATGGTGATGGAAGGGGATCAGCTGCTCTGGCGACGTTGGCATCAGGGCATGGAGACGCTTGAGCAGACACTGATCCAACGCAGCGCACTGTCCCCCGTTGGCAAGCCAGACGGACGTCGCAGCAAAGATGACACCAAGAGATTGACGTCGGAGCAGACGTTCAACCCGGAGCAGCTTGCGGCGGTCAATGCGGTCAGCAATCACAGGGTGGTGCTGCTCAGCGGAGGGCCCGGCACCGGCAAAACCAGCACCGTGCGCGCCATGCTGATCCGAGCCATGTCGGATCGCGGAGACCTGCGCATTCATCTGGCCGCTCCGACAGGAAAAGCGGCACGGCGACTGCAGGACGCAATCCGAGGCGATCAACGAACAGCTGAATTGCCCTGCACCACATTGCATCGGTTGCTGCAGGCCAGACCAGGCGGCTTCAGCCGTCATCGCCGCAACCCACTCGCCCTGGATCTGCTGGTGGTCGACGAAGCCTCAATGGTCGACCTAACACTGGCGCAGGCACTGATGGATGCTCTACCAGCCACGGCACAACTGCTGCTTGTTGGTGATGCCAACCAGCTACCACCGATCGGAGTCGGCGCGGTCTGGCAACACCTACAAAAGGCAGATCTGCAGCAGCGATTCGGCACTGCTGCTGTGCGTCTAAATCAGGTCTACAGAAACCGAGGAGACCTGGCTCGCTTGAGCTCGCTGTTGTGCCATCAGGGGGCAAAAGCCTTCTGGACCGACCTCGCAGATCTCGATGACGCGGCCAACGTGCATCAACTGCTCTCTGAGTCTTCTCGGTTTCCAGTGACGGTAACCGATGCCGTCCATCAGCAGCTGGAGAGCCTGAGGTTGGCGGCCAACAGCCTGGAAGTCAGGCCTGATGGATCTCCCGATCCCGAACGAGCCCATGCCCTTCTCGAGCGCCTCGATGACTTGATCGTGCTTTGCCCGCGGCGTCGGGGGTTATGGGGAGTGGACAGTCTTCACCGGCATTTGGTGTCGGGCAGTGATGCTCGTGATTGGCCCGAGGGGTTGCCTGTTCTCTGCAGCGACAATCAAATCGAACTGGGTCTTGCCAACGGCGACCTTGGGCTCTGCATCGGCAGCGGCGAACAACGCAGGCTGCTGTTCCGATGCAGTGATGAATCAGGCCACGGTGTTTATCGACTACTGCATCCAGCCAGGGTCCGCCGAATCGAGCCTGCTGTCGCTCTCACGATTCACAAAGCTCAGGGCAGCGAGGCTGATCAAGTGGTGCTGCTGTGGCCACCTTGCGATGACACAAGCAACACAGCGCTTCTCTACACGGCTATCACAAGAGCTCGTCATCAACTGACTGTGGTGCGACTGGCATCCTCAAAGAGCAGCGGCATGCTGGGGGAGATCGATCGTCAGGGGTCGGTGTGA
- a CDS encoding DEAD/DEAH box helicase, giving the protein MTQTQSQAVEPCAVDLTVSELPVPTAEAAEQDLFTTVIEPSGDDESGADPSTEESKPSGFAGFGFSEALLKTLDDKGYKEPSPIQKAAIPELMLGRDLVGQAQTGTGKTAAFALPLLERLEGRSNQPRVLVLAPTRELAMQVADSFKAYAAGHPHLNVLAIYGGSDFRSQIHALKRGVDVVVGTPGRVMDHMRQGTLNTSGLRSLVLDEADEMLRMGFIDDVEWILEQLPEERQVVLFSATMPNEIRRLSKRYLSEPAEITIKTKDREAKRIRHRSITLQNSHKLEALNRVLEAVTGEGVIIFARTKAITLTVAESLEASGHDVAVLNGDVPQNQRERTVDRLRKGTVNILVATDVAARGLDVDRIGLVINYDMPFDSEAYVHRIGRTGRAGRTGEAILFITPRERRFVGNLERAVGQAIEPMDIPSNAEINESRLNRLRHRLSQAAVAESDEETTLLQELIQKVGQENELSMEQLAVAALKLAVGDQPLLVQGDEGWLKTPARADRRDDRRDPRGRDRRRVDRESRPPEDNMMRYRVEVGYRDRVKPGNLVGAIANESGLQGRMIGRIQIFDAHSLVDLPKGMPEDVYNALRRLKVMNRELQITPAS; this is encoded by the coding sequence ATGACCCAGACGCAATCGCAGGCCGTTGAGCCCTGCGCAGTGGATCTCACTGTTTCAGAGCTTCCTGTACCAACAGCCGAGGCCGCAGAACAGGATCTGTTCACCACCGTGATTGAACCGAGCGGGGACGACGAATCCGGCGCAGACCCAAGCACTGAGGAGTCCAAACCATCGGGCTTTGCTGGTTTCGGATTCAGCGAAGCACTGCTGAAGACCCTTGATGACAAGGGCTACAAGGAACCATCCCCGATTCAAAAAGCAGCAATTCCAGAACTGATGCTGGGCCGCGATCTGGTCGGCCAAGCTCAGACCGGCACAGGCAAGACCGCTGCCTTTGCGCTGCCCCTGCTGGAACGCCTAGAGGGGCGTAGCAATCAGCCGAGGGTGCTGGTGCTCGCACCCACTCGTGAACTGGCGATGCAAGTTGCCGACTCCTTCAAGGCTTACGCCGCCGGACATCCCCATCTGAATGTGCTGGCGATCTACGGAGGATCCGATTTCAGATCGCAGATTCATGCCCTCAAGCGTGGTGTGGATGTGGTGGTCGGGACCCCTGGCCGCGTGATGGATCACATGCGCCAGGGAACACTCAACACCTCAGGACTGCGCAGTCTGGTGCTGGATGAAGCCGACGAGATGCTGCGAATGGGCTTCATCGACGATGTGGAGTGGATTCTTGAGCAACTGCCTGAAGAGCGTCAGGTGGTGCTGTTCTCAGCAACGATGCCGAATGAGATCCGTCGTCTCTCGAAGCGCTATCTGAGCGAACCAGCAGAGATCACCATCAAGACCAAAGACCGTGAAGCCAAACGAATCCGTCACAGATCCATCACCCTTCAGAACAGTCACAAACTCGAGGCCCTGAATCGGGTCCTGGAGGCTGTAACCGGGGAAGGCGTGATCATTTTCGCCCGCACCAAGGCCATCACTCTCACCGTGGCTGAGTCCCTGGAGGCTTCAGGTCATGATGTGGCGGTTCTCAATGGTGATGTTCCGCAAAACCAGCGCGAACGCACGGTTGATCGCCTGCGCAAGGGCACGGTGAACATCCTCGTCGCCACAGACGTGGCAGCCCGTGGTCTTGATGTGGACCGGATTGGGCTGGTGATCAACTACGACATGCCATTCGACAGCGAGGCATACGTACACCGCATCGGCCGCACAGGTCGAGCAGGCCGCACAGGCGAAGCCATCTTGTTCATCACGCCTCGGGAACGTCGCTTTGTCGGCAACCTCGAGCGGGCGGTGGGTCAGGCCATTGAACCGATGGACATTCCCAGCAATGCCGAAATCAACGAAAGCAGGTTGAATCGGCTGCGTCATCGCCTCAGTCAGGCTGCTGTAGCCGAAAGCGACGAAGAAACCACGCTGCTACAGGAGCTGATTCAAAAGGTGGGCCAGGAGAACGAGCTGAGCATGGAGCAGCTGGCAGTGGCAGCCCTGAAGCTTGCAGTGGGTGATCAACCGCTGCTGGTGCAGGGCGATGAAGGCTGGCTCAAGACACCTGCTCGCGCCGATCGTCGCGATGATCGGCGTGATCCACGCGGTCGCGATCGTCGCCGCGTCGATCGAGAGTCACGCCCTCCTGAGGACAACATGATGCGCTACAGGGTTGAGGTGGGTTATCGCGACCGGGTCAAACCGGGGAACCTCGTCGGCGCTATCGCCAATGAATCAGGCCTGCAGGGGCGAATGATCGGAAGAATTCAGATCTTTGATGCGCATAGTCTTGTGGATCTTCCCAAAGGCATGCCTGAGGATGTGTACAACGCTCTTCGCAGACTAAAAGTCATGAACCGAGAGCTGCAGATCACTCCAGCCTCCTGA
- a CDS encoding UvrD-helicase domain-containing protein: MTMATASSTRRFEANTYPLTPGIRLLEASAGTGKTFALAHLVLRLITEQGLSLDQLLVVTFTEAAADELRDRIGRRLDSTLQGLLQKERSSSLLPETDAVLQNWLEQHGQHSQQRRLLASRLLEALEALERADITTIHGFCRRSLRRQALQNGQAIDLALDDDPQTLAIQVAHDLWREEVLELEPGHVAGLLQAGLSPEAFASALQRLDGDCAVHIAEDAEPIAPEQTLGEVFEGWLHSRWKHFLAEWNSGGAALEQALRSCAAEWRSLGCTDTKPFSARPRKDRSQELDTWIDHISKTCGPSMHYVEVRNQVLLGGYFHPGSFQKTARSCAEADPSLASAALQTAIADLWDGPAEQTWRYLLIKGLNQLIERRRQRGVVGFSGLLDALDPAQSDAAEAWLTPLRARYRAVLIDEFQDTDPLQWRLLKTAFSTPKHLLLMVGDPKQAIYRFRGGDLNTYKAARRQADRIDDLLDNRRTTPLLMQAMNQLMAPGLLLSELSVPEVIPRSSAQPLPLLEGSASLQIHDINPDDDEGVSSRTSLEEQIPRVAAGLILHTLRQDPDLNPSELCILVSRHRQAEAIRAELAAAGLPSRLVSQGDVFSSQGASDLQTFLDALARPAHAGGLRQLAVSSLLQWRSDELAAADGNGQLDQLASQLQQLAVDLPKLGLMGCLARLMDGQTVADLSSRGRLLGDLQQCARLVQDTMHRQGLDAPSGADWLRRQRLDPPDTIPEQRQPFSDLAESAVAVVTVHRSKGLQYPVVICPYLWEAPSPAKGPLWRVPAGDESGSWRVALNPHWGLGHTASQCDELESRAEAERLAYVAMTRAERHLVLFQARAARQEGNPLAPWLEQLADPPGPLISLHRAEVNALSDRWHPRMVERNLQCGAVPGHGFDRSWGRSSYSAWISSHGNAKATSPDPRNLEEGRDVDAQTGADTESLSFSDQSDPVDPKDSPLGAFPRGAAAGDCLHRILEKVPFDQDIKQDNNRALVERELTRSGLETDLDDAVLEGLETLMQAPFGGPLGNLQLKSLHSRRRLHELSFDLPVAHQGRAVQPKQLARAFRVEPDRRFGERYADSLEDLEFLSRGFLTGSIDLVFTDGDDPTTARWWVADWKSNWIGERDVDGRPLHCGPRHYSQSAMEEQMYQHHYPLQAHLYLVALHRFLQWRLDGYQPERHLGGYAYVFLRGVSNSGGSGVILEAAPLQRLRALDCVLRGED, from the coding sequence ATGACGATGGCAACAGCTAGCAGCACGCGACGATTCGAAGCCAATACCTACCCCTTGACGCCCGGCATTCGACTCCTGGAGGCGAGCGCTGGAACAGGAAAGACTTTCGCCCTGGCCCACCTCGTACTGCGGCTGATAACGGAACAAGGATTGAGCCTCGATCAACTCCTGGTGGTGACCTTCACGGAAGCCGCGGCTGATGAATTGCGCGACCGGATCGGACGCCGACTTGACTCGACGCTGCAGGGTCTACTCCAAAAGGAACGAAGTAGCAGCCTGTTGCCTGAAACGGATGCAGTTCTGCAGAACTGGCTTGAGCAGCACGGACAGCATTCCCAGCAACGCAGACTGCTGGCCAGCCGACTGCTCGAGGCCCTCGAAGCCCTGGAGCGAGCCGACATCACCACGATCCATGGCTTCTGCCGCCGCAGCCTTCGCCGGCAAGCGCTTCAGAACGGTCAGGCCATTGATCTTGCCCTTGATGATGATCCACAGACCCTGGCCATCCAGGTCGCTCATGACCTCTGGCGAGAAGAGGTCCTCGAGCTTGAACCAGGGCACGTTGCAGGACTGCTGCAAGCAGGCCTGTCGCCCGAAGCATTCGCTTCAGCACTTCAAAGACTGGATGGTGACTGTGCGGTGCACATCGCTGAGGATGCAGAGCCGATCGCGCCCGAGCAAACGCTTGGCGAGGTGTTTGAGGGTTGGCTGCATAGCCGCTGGAAGCACTTCCTTGCTGAATGGAATAGCGGTGGAGCGGCTCTGGAACAAGCCCTTCGAAGTTGCGCAGCCGAATGGCGCAGCCTCGGTTGCACCGACACCAAACCCTTTAGTGCCCGCCCTAGGAAAGACCGAAGCCAGGAGCTCGACACCTGGATTGACCACATCAGCAAGACCTGTGGACCTTCGATGCACTACGTCGAAGTGCGCAATCAGGTGCTTCTCGGTGGTTATTTCCATCCAGGCAGCTTTCAGAAAACGGCGCGGTCCTGCGCTGAAGCCGACCCCAGCCTTGCTTCAGCCGCACTGCAGACCGCCATCGCCGACCTCTGGGACGGACCAGCCGAACAGACCTGGCGCTATCTGCTGATCAAAGGGCTGAATCAGCTCATCGAGCGGCGCAGACAACGCGGAGTGGTTGGATTTTCAGGGCTGCTGGATGCACTCGACCCCGCGCAGTCAGATGCAGCGGAAGCTTGGCTCACTCCTCTGCGGGCGCGCTACCGGGCGGTGCTGATCGATGAGTTTCAAGACACCGACCCGCTTCAGTGGAGACTTCTGAAAACCGCTTTCTCGACGCCGAAACACCTGCTGCTGATGGTCGGGGACCCCAAACAGGCGATCTATCGCTTCCGCGGCGGAGATCTGAACACCTACAAAGCGGCGCGGCGGCAAGCGGACCGTATTGATGACCTACTCGACAACCGCCGCACTACACCCCTGCTGATGCAGGCCATGAATCAGCTGATGGCTCCAGGATTGCTGCTCTCCGAACTCTCGGTACCTGAGGTGATACCAAGATCTTCCGCACAACCCCTGCCACTACTTGAGGGGAGTGCATCACTCCAGATCCACGACATCAATCCCGATGACGACGAGGGGGTTAGTAGCCGCACATCTCTGGAGGAGCAGATTCCCCGCGTTGCCGCCGGCCTGATCCTGCACACCCTCAGACAAGATCCAGACCTGAATCCCTCCGAACTGTGCATCCTGGTCAGCAGGCATCGCCAAGCCGAAGCAATCCGCGCAGAACTGGCGGCTGCTGGACTGCCAAGCCGCCTTGTCAGTCAAGGGGATGTCTTCAGTAGCCAGGGAGCCTCGGATCTGCAGACCTTCCTTGACGCACTCGCACGTCCTGCCCATGCCGGTGGATTACGGCAACTGGCCGTGTCCTCACTCCTGCAATGGAGAAGCGATGAGCTGGCAGCCGCCGATGGCAACGGTCAGCTGGATCAACTGGCCTCACAGCTCCAGCAGCTCGCCGTCGATCTTCCGAAACTAGGGCTGATGGGTTGCCTGGCACGCCTGATGGATGGGCAGACCGTGGCCGATCTATCGAGCCGCGGCCGCTTACTCGGTGATCTCCAGCAATGTGCACGACTCGTGCAGGACACGATGCACCGCCAGGGCTTGGATGCCCCAAGTGGTGCCGATTGGTTGCGACGCCAACGCCTTGACCCTCCCGACACGATCCCAGAGCAGCGCCAGCCCTTCAGCGATCTAGCCGAGAGTGCGGTTGCGGTTGTGACTGTTCATCGCAGCAAAGGTCTGCAGTATCCGGTCGTGATCTGTCCCTATTTGTGGGAAGCGCCCTCACCTGCAAAAGGTCCGCTGTGGCGTGTGCCGGCAGGGGACGAGTCCGGCAGCTGGCGCGTAGCTCTGAATCCACATTGGGGACTGGGGCATACGGCCAGCCAATGCGACGAACTGGAAAGTCGGGCTGAAGCGGAACGTCTCGCCTACGTCGCGATGACACGGGCCGAACGCCATCTGGTTCTGTTTCAGGCCAGGGCAGCGCGGCAGGAGGGCAATCCACTCGCACCATGGCTGGAGCAACTCGCTGACCCACCGGGTCCCTTGATCAGCCTGCATCGAGCCGAAGTCAACGCCCTATCCGACCGATGGCACCCCCGCATGGTTGAACGGAACTTGCAATGTGGTGCCGTACCAGGTCATGGTTTTGACCGCAGCTGGGGGCGCAGCAGCTACTCGGCCTGGATCTCAAGCCATGGCAATGCGAAAGCCACCAGCCCAGACCCGCGCAACCTTGAGGAAGGGCGCGATGTGGATGCCCAGACCGGTGCAGATACCGAAAGCCTCTCATTCAGCGATCAAAGCGATCCGGTGGATCCCAAAGACAGCCCGTTGGGAGCATTCCCCAGGGGTGCAGCAGCCGGTGATTGCTTGCACCGCATCCTGGAGAAGGTTCCATTTGATCAAGACATCAAACAGGACAACAACCGCGCTCTGGTGGAGCGAGAACTGACGCGATCCGGCCTGGAGACCGACTTGGACGACGCAGTCCTCGAGGGTCTAGAGACACTGATGCAGGCACCCTTCGGAGGACCACTAGGCAATCTGCAACTGAAGTCGTTGCACAGTCGACGGCGTTTGCATGAACTCAGCTTTGATCTACCTGTCGCTCATCAGGGCAGAGCGGTCCAGCCCAAGCAACTGGCGCGGGCCTTTCGCGTTGAACCCGATCGCCGATTCGGTGAACGCTACGCCGATTCACTGGAAGATCTGGAATTTCTCAGCCGAGGCTTTCTCACTGGCTCCATCGATCTGGTCTTCACTGATGGCGACGATCCCACCACTGCTCGTTGGTGGGTTGCGGACTGGAAAAGCAACTGGATCGGCGAAAGAGACGTGGATGGGCGTCCGTTGCACTGCGGACCACGGCACTATTCCCAGAGCGCCATGGAGGAGCAGATGTATCAACATCACTATCCTCTGCAAGCCCATCTCTACCTTGTCGCCCTACATCGATTCCTGCAGTGGCGACTCGACGGCTACCAGCCTGAGCGACATCTCGGCGGCTATGCCTACGTCTTCCTTCGTGGTGTTTCCAACTCTGGCGGCAGTGGCGTGATTCTTGAAGCAGCACCTCTGCAACGCCTCCGTGCGCTCGACTGTGTCTTGAGAGGTGAGGATTGA
- a CDS encoding phosphomannose isomerase type II C-terminal cupin domain: MDRPWGWYEELAEGAGYKVKRLLVKENARLSLQRHQHRSEHWVIAAGSGSVYCDGTWMDAAVGNTFEIPVRAIHRAFGGPGDLLIIEVQRGAILLESDIERLEDDFGRVIN; encoded by the coding sequence GTGGATCGTCCCTGGGGCTGGTACGAGGAGCTGGCCGAGGGAGCCGGCTACAAAGTGAAGCGACTACTTGTGAAGGAGAACGCGCGGCTCAGCCTGCAACGCCACCAACATCGCAGCGAACATTGGGTGATTGCCGCTGGAAGTGGGTCCGTCTATTGCGATGGCACCTGGATGGACGCTGCGGTGGGCAATACCTTTGAAATTCCTGTGAGAGCCATTCATCGGGCCTTCGGAGGTCCCGGAGATCTTCTGATCATCGAAGTCCAGCGCGGCGCAATTTTGCTGGAATCCGACATCGAACGACTGGAGGATGACTTCGGGAGGGTGATAAATTGA